In Schistocerca gregaria isolate iqSchGreg1 chromosome 9, iqSchGreg1.2, whole genome shotgun sequence, a single genomic region encodes these proteins:
- the LOC126291528 gene encoding speckle-type POZ protein-like has protein sequence MFVAASSIEKIAAHTPTVIEYSSDTSLEDYLCVNSWTVKGLKRLCVGTSIESAVLTHQNSSKWCMVLTKTSNELHLCFLLKKSETNKVLRAKLKADEILPNGAIREAFPCKWYNLKEGEKSETRVIRKTDTAGQNYSENEIVLKCEVCIQYIIQDELAVANAAEPNASIVRDLNEMLHKAVHTDFELHAEGNVLKVHRALLSVRSPYFAAMLQPHTKEAKDGCVEVTDVKLEVLKQVLLFMYTGVAPALNSMSWDLLTAADTYQLRQLKRQCEAHIASCLNVDNAAATALYASVFSCDLLWDRAILFIKRNLCHVMRTVGWAETVAAHPEVIQRISEMME, from the coding sequence ATGTTTGTTGCAGCAAGCAGTATTGAGAAAATTGCAGCACATACACCAACTGTCATCGAGTACTCGAGTGATACAAGCTTAGAGGACTATTTGTGTGTTAACAGTTGGACTGTGAAGGGATTGAAGAGACTGTGCGTAGGAACAAGTATTGAGTCGGCTGTCTTAACGCATCAGAATTCCAGCAAATGGTGCATGGTCCTTACGAAAACATCCAACGAACTTCATTTATGTTTTTTGCTAAAGAAGAGTGAAACTAATAAGGTACTGAGAGCAAAGCTGAAAGCCGACGAGATTCTCCCAAATGGTGCAATACGTGAAGCATTTCCATGCAAATGGTATAACTTGAAGGAAGGGGAGAAATCAGAAACACGGGTAATTAGGAAAACAGACACTGCTGGACAGAACTACAGTGAAAATGAGATAGTACTAAAGTGTGAAGTATGCATACAGTATATTATTCAGGACGAGCTGGCAGTGGCAAATGCAGCAGAACCAAACGCTAGTATAGTGAGAGACCTGAATGAGATGTTGCACAAAGCAGTCCACACAGACTTTGAGCTGCATGCAGAAGGTAATGTTCTGAAAGTACACAGAGCCCTACTGTCAGTACGGAGCCCATACTTCGCTGCCATGCTGCAGCCTCACACGAAGGAAGCAAAGGATGGTTGTGTGGAGGTGACGGATGTGAAGCTGGAAGTACTGAAGCAGGTTCTGTTGTTTATGTACACGGGTGTAGCTCCGGCTCTCAACAGCATGTCATGGGATCTGTTGACAGCTGCGGATACATACCAGCTGCGGCAGCTGAAGCGCCAGTGCGAGGCCCATATCGCCAGCTGTTTGAATGTGGACAACGCTGCCGCAACTGCACTCTATGCCTCTGTTTTCTCCTGTGACCTGCTGTGGGATCGTGCTATCCTCTTCATCAAGCGCAACCTCTGCCATGTGATGCGCACCGTTGGGTGGGCTGAGACTGTAGCTGCACATCCGGAAGTTATACAGCGTATCAGCGAGATGATGGAATGA